The genomic DNA AACCCGCTGAATGCTGAGACCTCGCCGAAAGAAGACATTGACCATCCGTCATTGGTCAGCGCCGTTTTGCGGCTTCCGAAAGATAACTGGACGAGTCCGCGAGGTCAACGATTTAGCGAAGCCGGGCTCGAGCGTCTGCATACCATCGGGGCCAGGTTGCGCGATCTCATGCGCCAGATCCATCTGCCCATTCCCACGCTGATTCGACACATTGAAAAACTCACCGGCTTAGGTATCGAGGTTGGTGTGCGTCCCGGCAACGAAGCCGTCGCTTCGCGCCGCTACCTCGATGAGTTCCTGAGAATTGCCGAAGCTTTCCAGGCCTCCGCGGATCACACGCGAACCTTAGATCTCGTAACGTTTCTGACGTGGCTCGAAACAGCCGCAGATGAAGAAGACGGCCTCGATATGCCTCCCGAACAACCAAAACCCGGAGCCGTGCAGATCATGACGATGCACGCCTCGAAAGGCCTAGAATGGGACGCAGTGTTTGTGCCGGGCCTCAATGAACGGTACTTTCCTGGTACCAGCGTAGATTTATGGACTGCCAAGAGTCGAGGAGATCTGCCCTGGCCGCTGCGCGGTGACGCTGAAACCTTGCCCAAGTGGGAATATGAACTGGCCACTGACGTTCGCGAATGGGCTGGGCTGTCGGGGGTAGACGGTTGGTCTGAGAAGATGGCCGAGACGATCATGGAGACCCAGGGTAGGGAAGTTCTGACACTGAAACAGCAGGTACAGCTGCATGAACTCGACGAGGCCCGACGGTTAGCTTATGTAGCATTTACCCGTGCCAAAGACTTGTTATGGGTATCCGGCGCCCACTGGCAAGGGATTACTAAACGTCCCGATAGCATGTCGGTTTTTCTGGAAGAAATGGTCCAGTACCAGAATGATCACGGGTTGGATTACAAGGCGCACTGGGCTGAAGAATTTCCCGAGGAAAATCCGAGACGCGCCAAAGCCGTCGTCGCCCAGTGGCCATATGATCCACTGGATGGCCCCGTCCACTATCAGGTCGAAGCTCGTGAGGACGGCAGACTGCCGGAGCCCGATGAGCACGCTGTCGAAGTACGGCGCAGCCACCCGCGCCGTGCAGTACTGCAGCGGGCAGCCAATAGGGTCCGACACGCCACAGAGACTGAGATCAGTCTGGATGAGGATCTATCCCAACGCATTCATTGGGTGTTGGACCGAGCCAATGTGCCGCTGACACATGATGTCCCGATGCCCGAACATATCTCGACCAGCCGCTTCGTTGAGCTGGCCAGCGATCCCGAAGGTGTGGCTCGGCAAATCCGTCGCCCCATGCCGCAACGTCCGACCGCTGCAGCACGCGAGGGGACCCTGGTCCATGAATGGATTGAGCATTACTACACTCAGAATCGTCCGGGGCTGACTCCGACCTTCGATATTGAAGAGACTGAGATGCTGGTGGATGCCGAATGGGACCAAGCCACCGGACTGGCCGAACTACGCGAGAAGTTCGAGGCCTCGCATTGGTCAGAGAAAACCCCCGTCATGATCGAAGCCGCGGTCGAGACCTCGGTGGCTGGTTTGACGCTGCGCGGACGAATCGACGCGGTATTTCGCAGTGGGGGAGACCGTACAATTGAGTTCGATCCAGAAGCAACCTGGGAGCTGGTCGACTGGAAAACCGGGCGTGTACCAACGGATGCCGAAATGCCACGGCGCAGTCTCCAGTTAGCAATTTATCGCCTGGCGTGGTCCAGACTGCACGGTATTCCGCTAGAAAATATCACCGGAAAATTCGTCTATCTGGCCCACGGGGTCGAAAAAACTCCCCAAGATTTCGCCACCGCAGAAGAACTTGAATCGATCCTGGCTAGCGCTCTGTCTGAGAGCTAGTCCCGTTCCAAGTTCTGACGGACCACTTTCCAGGAGATGGGCTGAGTATCTTCGTCCTCAGCCACCTCTTGAGGTACCACTTCATCGTCCTCGGTCAATTTGTGGACGATCAGTTGAGCCTGATGTTCCTGGGTTTCAGGCCCCTCACCGGTTGAATCTGACGACTTTTCAGATGCGGCAGCATCGGCAGCGTTTGGAAGCGCAGGCTCTGCTGCCTCCTGCTTGTCACGCGTAGCAGGAGAAGGAGTCACATCTTGGGTGTCAACAGGATTCGCCGCTGGTGCTTCAGGGGAGTCTTCGGATGCTGAGGGCTGGGCTGTCGCAGTGGTATCAGTAGGAGTGGCAACTTCGCGGGCTGCAACGGTCTGGGGCACATGTTCTTCGTCGGAGGCTATCACCACGTCATCTTCGGCTGCTACCTCCGCTGAGGGCTCCCAGAACTGCTGGCCGATATCTTGACCACCGGTCCGGTCAATGTCTGCTGCCAGCTCGGACAACATGGATTCCGCTTCAGTAATAACCTCGTCATCGGATGCGTGAATGCCCGACATCAAATATTTCGCAAGAGAAAACTCAGCAGCCAGGGCAGCCCTGCGCATGATGTGCAGATCAACGTGATCCGACGGAACCGCCATATGCCGATGATAGGCAGACAGTACTGCTTCACGGAACTCAAGAGACTCGGTGGAAGCCAGCCACATGAAATCCCGCGCCGGGTCGCCGATATGTAAATCGGTCCACGCTGTAACCCCAACCGCGCGATTGCGATCAATCAGTAATGACGCTTCATCGAAATCGCCGTGGACAACGCGCGGGGTAAAGGTCCACATCGGACGTTCCTCAAAGGCGTTTTCCCACCGGCGAAGCAAGGCTGACGGCACCTTGCCCGTGAGCGCCATCTGATCCAGCTCCGATAGTAACCGGGCTCGTGACTGCTCAGCTCCATATGCCGGTAGGTCTGCAGTTTCGACCACAGCGCTGGGTAGCTTATGGATCGCGGCAATAATCCGGCCGATGTCATCAATGGTCTGGTCTTCAGCCCGGGTGAGCGTATCTAGGTCCACCGGCTTGCCCGGCATCTGGTGATAAATAAAGGTACGCAACGAATCGAGCTGTACGGCACCGGCAACTGATGGCACTCGGAATGGTAGATGTGCCCGGATGGCCGGCGTGAAACCGGATAGGACCTGGATTTCAGTCTCCAAGCGGAAGGCCGCTTGAGAGTTTCTCGGAGAACGCACGCGCCAGTGATTATTGTCGGCATCGGTCACGATTGCAGAGTCGAATGCGCGCGGGTCATCTGGGAATGCCGCGGCTTCAACGATATCGAGCCCGGGCATGGCTGCTGAGGCCAGTGCTGCAAGTTCCATAACGGTACGTTTCATCATGTCTACCTTACGCGGGTTGCCAACAGGTTGTGACCTAACCCCGGTGGTGAGTCGAAAAACTTCCCGACAAGACTAAGCTGGAGTCCATGGATATGTTGCCCGATCTTGGACGTTTGCCCCTTGCCCGCGACGATGTGGATCGTGGTACTGAACTTCGTGACGACGAAACCTGGTTGACCACGTTGTGGGACCGGCCCAACACCCGGGTGCTGTGGCTCCACGGTCGGACGGCCCCCATCTACGCCGGTCAGATTGTCTTGGCCGCTGCTACTGGAGACCTTCCTGACGAAGCCGTATACCTGGGCCGGTCAGCTCACCATCGTGCCAAACACAGTCAGTTTGTCGAACCCGCCGCGGAACACGTCGAAATCATCTTGCTCACAGCCGACTCTTCGGACCCGACCCCTGAACTGATGGCCCCTCAGGTGGGCGGCGTCGACGTTGAGCATGCCGACTACATTGACTGGCTCGGGGTCTCCGATATAGCTGCGGGACTCAATGACCGTGACGTCGGGATTTTTGTCTCTGCCATTGCGATCGCAAACTGGCACAAGGCGAATCGCTACTGTCCGCGGTGTGGGACCAAAACCCAACTGAAAACCTCTGGCTGGGTCCAAGTCTGCCCCGAGGACGGCACGCAACATTTTCCTCGCACTGACCCAGCCGTGATCATGCTGATCACCGACTCCTACGACCGCGCGCTGTTAGGGAACAACCGGGCCTGGGGTGATAAGCGCTACTCCACACTGGCTGGGTTTGTAGAGCCCGGCGAATCGCTGGAGGCCGCCGTTAAACGTGAGGTCTATGAGGAGTCGCGCATTATCGTTGACGGCGTCAAATACATGGGCTCCCAGCCCTGGCCCTTTCCGCAGTCGTTGATGTTGGGCTTTATCGGGCACACGTCGCGACCAGACGACGCGGCAGCGGATCTTGAAGAGATGGCTCAGGTTCAATGGTTTACCCGCGAACGACTGCGTGAAGAAGTGGAAAACGGCCGCATGTTTATCCCCGGAGCCTCATCGATAGCTCACCACTTGCTCCGCCACTGGTACGGTGGACCATTGCCGCAACCTCGAACCCTAGAGAACTAGCCTTGCAAACACCAGAAGATATCCTCGCCGGTTTAGACGCTGAGCAACGCCAAGCTGCAACTGCGTTGACCGGGCCCGTCCGCATTTTAGCCGGTGCCGGTACCGGGAAAACCCGGGCCATTACCCACCGCATCGCTTACGGTGTGGCTACCGGGGTGTACAACCCCTATAACGTCCTGGCGGTCACCTTTACTGCTCGCGCTGCAGCCGAAATGCGTTCTCGGTTACGCGACCTCGGGGCCCACGGGGTTCAAGCAAGAACTTTCCACGCCGCAGCGTTGAGTCAACTGCAGTATTTCTGGCAGCAAGCCGTCGGCGGTGACATGCCCCGCTTGGTGGACCACAAAACCAACCTCATCATGGAAGCCGCACAACGGTTGCGTATGACTACCGATAAAGCCACTATCCGTGACCTGGCCGGCGAGATCGAGTGGGCAAAATTCAATATGCTCACGCCCCAGACGTATCAACAGCGTGCCGGGCACCGGTCCATGCCTTCCGGGTGGGACCTGATCGCTGTGACCCGCCTGTTCCAGGCATATGAGGACCTCAAATCTGACCGCGCGCTAATCGACTTTGAAGACGTCCTGTTGATCATGGTGGGTATCTTAGAATCCGAACCACGCATTGCGGCCACTATTCGCAAGCAGTACCGGATTTTTTTGGTCGATGAATTCCAGGACGTGTCGCCGTTGCAATATCGATTGCTCAAAGGCTGGCTGGGTGATCGCGATGACCTGTGCGTTGTTGGCGACACCTCCCAGACGATTTACTCGTTCACCGGGGCCACCGCAGACTTTCTGTTGGACTTCACCCAGGACTTCCCGAATGCCACTCAGATCAATCTGATCCGGGATTATCGTTCGACCCCACAAATCGTCGAGTTAGCCAACCGGCTGCTGCAGGAACGCACCAGGGCCGATCGACCCTCGTTACCACGCTGGCCCCAACCTCTTGAATTGCTCTCACAACGCGATCCCGGCCCGGCCCCGGTCTTTGCCGAATGTACCCACGACCAGGCCGAAGCAGAGTGGGTAGCCCAACAGATCCAGCAACTGGTAGCCGAGGGGCATAAAGGCTCAGACATGGCGGTGCTGTTCCGGACCAATGCTCAGTCTGCTGCTTTTGAACAAGTACTGTCGGATGCCGGCATTTCCTACCAGGTCCGCGGTGCCGAACGCTTCTTCAACCGCCGCGAAGTACGCGATGGCATCTTGCAGTTACGTGCTGCGGCCAAATCCGCCGACGGGGTAGCTGGATCCGAGGTTGTCACACGTGTCAAAGACGTCTTGGCCTCGCTAGGTTATACCCCGATAGCGCCTCAGCAGTCCGGTGCGGTCAGAGAGCGCTGGGAGTCCTTGAATGCGATCGTGAACTTGGCTGAAGACCTTGTAACAGCTCGCGGGGACCAGGTCACCATGGATGTGGTGGTCGCCGAACTCGACGAGCGTGCATCACATCAGCACGCCCCGGTGATGGACGGGGTCACGCTGGCATCGATCCACTCTGCTAAAGGCCTCGAATGGGACACGGTCTTCCTCGTTGGGCTGACCGAAGGGTTGATGCCCATCAGTTTCGCTACCGAAGACAAGAATGTGGACGAAGAGCGTCGACTCTTGTACGTGGGCATCACTCGAGCCAAAACCCGCTTATTCCTGTCGTGGTCCTTGGCCCGGTCAGCGGGAGGTCGTGCCAGTCGCCGCCCGTCACGGTTCCTGCAAGCGATTCGCCCATCCACCACTCGGTCAGCGTCTAGCTCCACCGAACGCACCGCCAAAACCCGTCGTGCCAAAGTCTCCAAATGCCGCACCTGTGGGGCAGTGCTCTCGAGTGGTGCAGAGCGCAAAATCGGGCGCTGCCAAGACTGCCCGCCTACCTATGATCAAGCCGTCTTCGATAGTCTGGTGAGTTGGCGGAAGGACATCTCTACGGCGGATAAAGTACCAGCATTCGTCGTCTTTACCGATGCCACCTTGGTTGCGATCGCCGAAAAAATGCCGACTGATTTGCAACAGTTGCGCCAGCTGCCGGGTATCGGGCCCAAAAAACTGGAACGCTACGGCGCAGAAGTACTGGCAATCCTCAGTTCTGGTAAGGCAACACAGCACCCGGGCCGAGGATCGACCTCAAACGTCTGAACCCACCCATTGGCTAGATGCACACGCGTGAAGGTATTGAGTGTCATGCCGGGGACCACACCGTGTTTTGTGATGGGGACTTGATGCCGTAGCTGTTGAGAATCCACCATCGTCAATACATCGGTGGCAATCAGACCTGCTACAAGATGGGCACCAGCGATGGTTTCAATACCGCCCGAATGTTCCCTGAGCGCGGTCATTCGTTGCAGCAGGGGAGTGTTGGATACGGTACTCGGGGAGATCAGACAAAGCGGACATGTATGACCCTGCTGCACGACCCACGGGCCGATATCGATCTCATCATCTCGCACCACCACCGGGAGATACGGGTGACGTTGGTTTTTGGCAGCGAGGATAGTTTCGGCGTTGAAACCGCCTAAGGTAATGTGCACCGTGGCCAACCCGGCCAGTTCGGGTTGGCGAAACCATCCGGTTGGGTGCACGCTGGGACGCCGGTATTTTGGGTTCAGAGCCGCCGCGGTCGCAAGCGCGCGAATCTGCCCGATATCGGATTCCCTGAGTCCTGTCCCAATGTCTGCGCTCGTAACCCGGGTCGCATCCCATACGTTGAGATGACCCAGCCCCGAATCCTGCAGAATCTTCGTTAGCGCAACTCCGGTGCGTCCCAAACCAAAAATCTGAATGGCGGCTCTGTGCCGCTGGGTTTGGAATTCCTGGCGGTCATGGGGCGCCAGCCCATGGAACTTCCCTGCTTTGAAGACCGGAGTCACACACCGTAGGCGTGCCAAACTACCGCGATGATCCGGATCTGCGCTAATGACAAAATGGTCCTGGTTAAGTGTAGACACCAGCACGGGTGCCAGTTTGGTCAATAGCAGGTGGCAGTCCACTTCTGAGACTTGGCAGTCCTTTGCCACGATGTATTCCTCACCATCGGCGATGCCTTCGCGCAGCCGGTGTAGGAAGGTTCGGACTGGGTGAGTCACGCCGGTCAGCTCAAGTGCGCGATATCCCGAACCGATTTGGAAATGGGTGACCGACAGCTGGGTAAACGACAGGCCCGGATTGATTTGCATGACAACTCCTCGCTGGATTCAAGGTGTTACCATGATGATCGACCGCGACGCGTCGTGCCGTACGTTTTCCACAGTGGTAGTACTTCCGTAGTGTTATCCACATGGTGAGGTCGTCACGCCACGGGGCATTATCCAATGGTGCAGCATGAAGGGCATGAACACTATTTCAACTCTGGTACGCGATAATATTGAGCAACTGTCCGGGGGACGTATTGCCTCGGTAGTCGAAATCGATGGAGAACCCATCCGTCTCATTGCCTCGGCCCGCCGTCGCAAGACCGTCTCGGCATCCGTGCGGGATGGCATGATTCAATTGTCGGTGCCCAGCACCATGCGAGACGCCGACATTGTCACCTCAGCGCGGGGGCTCATCGCCAAGATCAAAGCGAGACAACGCGCAAGTCAGCGATTCCAATCCAACCCAGAATTGTTTGCCCGTGCCGTCCATCTAGCTAGGGTATGGCTCAATAGTGAAGTGCATCCCAACTCGGTGACTTGGTCGGAGCGGCAAACCACATTGTGGGGATCATGTACGGCCACCACAAAATCGATCCGCATTTCGACCATGCTGCGTGGGATGCCCCAGTGGGTGATCGATGGAGTGCTCGTCCATGAGCTGGCACATCTGAAATATGCCGGTCATGGGGAGGACTTTCAGACGTTCACGAGACGGTACCCGCGAATGGCCGAAGCGGACGCGTTTTTGGAAGGGGTCACCTTTGCACAGCGACGCGAGCAAGGCACCCCGTTTCCAAACGCCTACGATTAGTTGTCTTCGTAACCGCCCTCGAGCAGCTTCTTCAAGTCCTCATCAAGGCTTGCGGATTGCTCGGCGGCGCTTTCGCGACGTTTCATATACCCTTGGGGATCATCGAGATCTTCCTGGGTGGGCAGTCGAAGTTGCGACTCCCAGATCGCGTCCCGGTATTCCCGACCTTCCGATTCTTCGATCGTGCTCCACAACTCAGCGGCATCGTTGAGCCGACGGGGGCGTAAGTCCAATCCGACTAAGGAGCCAAACGCGTGCTCGGCGGGTCCGCCGGAGGCACGGCGCCGGTTGATCATCTCCCGCATCGCATCGGCTGATTCTAACGGTTTAGCGGCTTCGGTGACCACCACGTCGACCCAGCCTTCTACCAAGGCCAGGAGTGTTTCGAGTTGCTCAATGGCAGCTTTTTGGGCACCTTCTGGTTCGGGAATGAACATGGATCCAGAGAACATTTGATTCATGGATTCTGGGTCCATAGGGTCCAGAGTCTGGACGGCGTCTTCAATAGCCGACACATCGATGCTGATGCCGGCAGCATACTGCTGCACCATAGCGGTCAGGTCACGCGCCAACCACGGTGAATTCGCGTACAGACGCATCCGGGCAGCCTCACGCAGCGCGAGATAAATCCGAACTTGATCGGGCTCAATATCGAGTCCGTCACCGAATTCTTCGATATTGACCGGCAGCATCGCCATCCGCTGTCCTGCTACCGGGAAACCGGTATCGGTGCCGGACAAGACTTCCTGAGCCAGTTCACCGATGGCATGTCCCAGCTGCAGTCCGAACATAGAGCCGCCGAGATTTTTCATCATCGGTTCCATATTGCCCATGGCCCCTTGCAGCTCTTCGGGCAATTGACCTGGAAGTTGTTCGGTGACTGCTCGGGTGAGGGCCTCGGACAGGGACAATACGACTGGTTCGGTCATCTCACGCCAGTTGTCCATCGTGGATTCAACCCACTCTGCCCGCGACCACGACACGACCGGCACATTGGCTGGCTCAAGGGTGGTGGCCTGATCTAGCCAGGAGTCAGCAAGGCGAAGAGCATCGCTTATTTCCTTGGCTGCAAAGGAACCCACGGAGGGGTCTTGACCGGCAACTGTTTGGCGAGCTGTCTGCTTGGCCAAATCCCATTTGACGGGGCCTTCTTCGTCAGAAGAGTGCATCATGAATTGGAACTGCTGCATCATGTTCTGGATCATTTGTGGATCCATCATGGAGGGATCAAATGGCATCCCACCACCGAATTGGTTCATGGCGCGTTGGATTTCTTCTGGATCGGGGGCGTTGCCACCAAACATGCGCCGAAACATTTCGGACATTGGGTCGTGGTCGTCACCGTTTGTTGGGCCTTGGTTGCTCATATCTCTCCACGTTACTGTAGCGTCGGGTTGAAAAAATAGACCTTACTCGCTTGGCGCAGAGTGAACGTCTTGCGCCGCTGCTTCCTTCCTGGCTTGGTGCCGACTCACAGTCTCTGCGGTGCCCTCCGTCATACGGTATAGCACCGGCACAATGACCAATGTGATCAGTGTCGAGGCCACCAGACCGCCGATAACTGCCACCGCCATCGGGGCCGAAACGAAGCTCGACTGGCTCGCCAACCCAAGCGCCGGTGGAATCAACGCGCCGATGGTTGCGGCTGCCGTCATAATGATAGGTCGGACACGGTTCTGC from Enteractinococcus fodinae includes the following:
- a CDS encoding zinc-dependent metalloprotease, with translation MSNQGPTNGDDHDPMSEMFRRMFGGNAPDPEEIQRAMNQFGGGMPFDPSMMDPQMIQNMMQQFQFMMHSSDEEGPVKWDLAKQTARQTVAGQDPSVGSFAAKEISDALRLADSWLDQATTLEPANVPVVSWSRAEWVESTMDNWREMTEPVVLSLSEALTRAVTEQLPGQLPEELQGAMGNMEPMMKNLGGSMFGLQLGHAIGELAQEVLSGTDTGFPVAGQRMAMLPVNIEEFGDGLDIEPDQVRIYLALREAARMRLYANSPWLARDLTAMVQQYAAGISIDVSAIEDAVQTLDPMDPESMNQMFSGSMFIPEPEGAQKAAIEQLETLLALVEGWVDVVVTEAAKPLESADAMREMINRRRASGGPAEHAFGSLVGLDLRPRRLNDAAELWSTIEESEGREYRDAIWESQLRLPTQEDLDDPQGYMKRRESAAEQSASLDEDLKKLLEGGYEDN
- a CDS encoding ubiquitin-activating E1 family protein — its product is MQINPGLSFTQLSVTHFQIGSGYRALELTGVTHPVRTFLHRLREGIADGEEYIVAKDCQVSEVDCHLLLTKLAPVLVSTLNQDHFVISADPDHRGSLARLRCVTPVFKAGKFHGLAPHDRQEFQTQRHRAAIQIFGLGRTGVALTKILQDSGLGHLNVWDATRVTSADIGTGLRESDIGQIRALATAAALNPKYRRPSVHPTGWFRQPELAGLATVHITLGGFNAETILAAKNQRHPYLPVVVRDDEIDIGPWVVQQGHTCPLCLISPSTVSNTPLLQRMTALREHSGGIETIAGAHLVAGLIATDVLTMVDSQQLRHQVPITKHGVVPGMTLNTFTRVHLANGWVQTFEVDPRPGCCVALPELRIASTSAP
- a CDS encoding ATP-dependent DNA helicase UvrD2, whose product is MQTPEDILAGLDAEQRQAATALTGPVRILAGAGTGKTRAITHRIAYGVATGVYNPYNVLAVTFTARAAAEMRSRLRDLGAHGVQARTFHAAALSQLQYFWQQAVGGDMPRLVDHKTNLIMEAAQRLRMTTDKATIRDLAGEIEWAKFNMLTPQTYQQRAGHRSMPSGWDLIAVTRLFQAYEDLKSDRALIDFEDVLLIMVGILESEPRIAATIRKQYRIFLVDEFQDVSPLQYRLLKGWLGDRDDLCVVGDTSQTIYSFTGATADFLLDFTQDFPNATQINLIRDYRSTPQIVELANRLLQERTRADRPSLPRWPQPLELLSQRDPGPAPVFAECTHDQAEAEWVAQQIQQLVAEGHKGSDMAVLFRTNAQSAAFEQVLSDAGISYQVRGAERFFNRREVRDGILQLRAAAKSADGVAGSEVVTRVKDVLASLGYTPIAPQQSGAVRERWESLNAIVNLAEDLVTARGDQVTMDVVVAELDERASHQHAPVMDGVTLASIHSAKGLEWDTVFLVGLTEGLMPISFATEDKNVDEERRLLYVGITRAKTRLFLSWSLARSAGGRASRRPSRFLQAIRPSTTRSASSSTERTAKTRRAKVSKCRTCGAVLSSGAERKIGRCQDCPPTYDQAVFDSLVSWRKDISTADKVPAFVVFTDATLVAIAEKMPTDLQQLRQLPGIGPKKLERYGAEVLAILSSGKATQHPGRGSTSNV
- a CDS encoding phosphotransferase, coding for MMKRTVMELAALASAAMPGLDIVEAAAFPDDPRAFDSAIVTDADNNHWRVRSPRNSQAAFRLETEIQVLSGFTPAIRAHLPFRVPSVAGAVQLDSLRTFIYHQMPGKPVDLDTLTRAEDQTIDDIGRIIAAIHKLPSAVVETADLPAYGAEQSRARLLSELDQMALTGKVPSALLRRWENAFEERPMWTFTPRVVHGDFDEASLLIDRNRAVGVTAWTDLHIGDPARDFMWLASTESLEFREAVLSAYHRHMAVPSDHVDLHIMRRAALAAEFSLAKYLMSGIHASDDEVITEAESMLSELAADIDRTGGQDIGQQFWEPSAEVAAEDDVVIASDEEHVPQTVAAREVATPTDTTATAQPSASEDSPEAPAANPVDTQDVTPSPATRDKQEAAEPALPNAADAAASEKSSDSTGEGPETQEHQAQLIVHKLTEDDEVVPQEVAEDEDTQPISWKVVRQNLERD
- a CDS encoding ATP-dependent helicase, which encodes MADLTWGHPPRYTARQLTDLLEDHKPASKRLYPTDEQTAIIEAGPSPLLVVAGAGSGKTHTMTDRVIWLIANGYVRPEEVLGVTFTRKAAGELETRINSAIDRLASHTDLDLGLDTAEVGQATVTTYHSYANSLVADHGLRIGVEPDARLIGEAESYQLITEVARDHDSDIDLSDVQSEDLLTSIADDVRDRPLSSTIKAIKKLAGDCAEHLVEPDRVNAALAEMFTFGQGLPVSKSMTANTKSLFAGLKLRSKIADMVTSYLELKHANNVMDYGDLVRYAALIATQLPEVRAVELEKYKIVLLDEFQDTSHAQLQLFSALYGRAGGTQEPHSVTAVGDPNQSIYGFRGASAGQLFSFVEEFGAEQLELTTAWRNSSQILDVANHVAQPLREQAQAGHLIPELQPRQGAQAGTVELNWFASADDEAAQLAQRIQDLAIAEGEYTAAILCRTKKQFTPLIEALEARSISYEVVGLAGLLSIPEIIEIVSILKVLAEPQSSEPLIRLLSNARWRIGPEDLWVLNAYARTLEYQDRYNPLNAETSPKEDIDHPSLVSAVLRLPKDNWTSPRGQRFSEAGLERLHTIGARLRDLMRQIHLPIPTLIRHIEKLTGLGIEVGVRPGNEAVASRRYLDEFLRIAEAFQASADHTRTLDLVTFLTWLETAADEEDGLDMPPEQPKPGAVQIMTMHASKGLEWDAVFVPGLNERYFPGTSVDLWTAKSRGDLPWPLRGDAETLPKWEYELATDVREWAGLSGVDGWSEKMAETIMETQGREVLTLKQQVQLHELDEARRLAYVAFTRAKDLLWVSGAHWQGITKRPDSMSVFLEEMVQYQNDHGLDYKAHWAEEFPEENPRRAKAVVAQWPYDPLDGPVHYQVEAREDGRLPEPDEHAVEVRRSHPRRAVLQRAANRVRHATETEISLDEDLSQRIHWVLDRANVPLTHDVPMPEHISTSRFVELASDPEGVARQIRRPMPQRPTAAAREGTLVHEWIEHYYTQNRPGLTPTFDIEETEMLVDAEWDQATGLAELREKFEASHWSEKTPVMIEAAVETSVAGLTLRGRIDAVFRSGGDRTIEFDPEATWELVDWKTGRVPTDAEMPRRSLQLAIYRLAWSRLHGIPLENITGKFVYLAHGVEKTPQDFATAEELESILASALSES
- a CDS encoding M48 metallopeptidase family protein, which codes for MNTISTLVRDNIEQLSGGRIASVVEIDGEPIRLIASARRRKTVSASVRDGMIQLSVPSTMRDADIVTSARGLIAKIKARQRASQRFQSNPELFARAVHLARVWLNSEVHPNSVTWSERQTTLWGSCTATTKSIRISTMLRGMPQWVIDGVLVHELAHLKYAGHGEDFQTFTRRYPRMAEADAFLEGVTFAQRREQGTPFPNAYD
- the nudC gene encoding NAD(+) diphosphatase, which produces MDMLPDLGRLPLARDDVDRGTELRDDETWLTTLWDRPNTRVLWLHGRTAPIYAGQIVLAAATGDLPDEAVYLGRSAHHRAKHSQFVEPAAEHVEIILLTADSSDPTPELMAPQVGGVDVEHADYIDWLGVSDIAAGLNDRDVGIFVSAIAIANWHKANRYCPRCGTKTQLKTSGWVQVCPEDGTQHFPRTDPAVIMLITDSYDRALLGNNRAWGDKRYSTLAGFVEPGESLEAAVKREVYEESRIIVDGVKYMGSQPWPFPQSLMLGFIGHTSRPDDAAADLEEMAQVQWFTRERLREEVENGRMFIPGASSIAHHLLRHWYGGPLPQPRTLEN